The Couchioplanes caeruleus sequence GCATTCTCGACTCTCTGCCAGACCCTATTCCGAAAGGCATTCGCCAATGGATAAGCGGCTTAAAAGGCAATATAGCCTTATGTCTGGTTTGCCGCAATGGTGGAACTCGACGCGACCCGCGCCCCGCGGCGCCGGCCTCCTTGCCCTCGCGCCCGCGTGCCGTTACCCCCGTGCCTCGCGCGTCCGTGGCCCGGCCTCTGCGCCCCGGCGCCGCGCGCCCGCGCCGCGCCCGGATCGGTCGACCGTGCTGCCTCTAGCGGGTCTCTCGCGGTGCGAAGATTCCGGCAACCGACGGACTCCACCCGTTGTGTCCGTCAACAACGCTCGTTAAGCTTCATCTTGCGCGCCCCTATCGCCCGCTTCCCCCGTGGCAGGCGATCGGGGCGTTGCCTATCTCGGTCAACGACCCCGCCAGCTCTTCCAGTCGCCACGCGCACCCGTGGCGGCTTTCGCGTGCCCGGCCCATCGCCGACGGTGGTCGGCGCACCACGGCGGCAGCCGCCCCCGACGAACGTCCCGCGGCGGCGCCCTCGACCCACGTCTGCGGCGGCGGAATCCGCCGTGGGTCGGTCAGATCCAGCGACTGCCCAGCCACATCCGCGCCGACCAGTCGTCGTACGGAAGCAGTTGTCCCACGAAGATCGGATGGAAGTACGCGAAGCACAGCGCGACGAGCAGCACATACACTCCCGCCACGATGGTGCCGATGACCTGCCGGTCCGTGCGTCCTGCTCCGGCGGCTGTGCCGGCCGGTGGGGTCATGATGGCGCCCAGCGCATAGACCACCGCCAGGATGAGGAACGGCAGCGCCGGCATCACGTAGAACGTGAACATCGTGCGGCCGTCCGCCACGGCGAAGTAGAACCACGGCAGCAGGCCCGCGACCACGCCCGTACCGATGGCGAAGGCCCGCCAGTCGCGGCGGGCGATGCCGAACCAGAACAGAGCGGCGAGAGCCGGCAGGAACGACCACCACAGCAGCGGGGTGCCGAGGAGCAGGATCTCCGCGGCGCAGCTCGTGGCGCCGCAGTCGCCGTTGCCGTTCCAGTAGAACGCGACCGGCCGGCCCAGCAGTAGCCACTGCCACGGCCACGACTGGTAGACGTGACGGTCGGTCAGGCCGCTGTGGAACGTGTACGCCTCGTGGTGGTAGTGGATCAGATTGAGCAGGGCGCCCAGGAACGGCGGCTCGTCCAGTCCGTTGGCCTCGCGGTAGTGGCGGAAGTAGCCGCTGTCGGTGACGAACCAGCCCGTCCAGGAGGCGAGGTAGAAGATCACCGTGAGGATGAAGCTCAGGATCAGGTAGCCGAGGTCGCCCAGGATCCCGGAACGAATCGGGCTGCGCATCCCGGCCGAGCGGCGGGCCTGCACCCGCCAGACGACGACCAGCAGGGCGTAGAACGGCGCGAAGAACAGCGCGCTCCACTTGACGCCGCAGGCGAGTCCGAACGTGATGCCCGCGGCGAGCAACCACCACGGGAAGACGAAGATCCGGCCGCGGGGGCCGGTCGGGTCGTGGCCGTCTTCCAGGGCCTTGAGCCAGCGCCTGCGGTAGTGGTCACGGTCCAGCACCAGGGCCGCGAAGGTCATCAGGATGAACAGCCCGATGAAG is a genomic window containing:
- a CDS encoding dolichyl-phosphate-mannose--protein mannosyltransferase, with amino-acid sequence MTSATAETETPSPSTADENAGEGAGGVRGVPDAVRRRLSTLDNWLNPYSWLVTAVIVSIAAVLRVVGLDRPKGHIFDEVYYPTDAWDMLQHGVEWDEKTNGPAYVVHPPLGKWLIALGEKAFGNNELGWRFPAAVAGTLMILILIRVAYRLFHSIVLAGAAGLLMTLDGFQLVLSRTSLLDIFIGLFILMTFAALVLDRDHYRRRWLKALEDGHDPTGPRGRIFVFPWWLLAAGITFGLACGVKWSALFFAPFYALLVVVWRVQARRSAGMRSPIRSGILGDLGYLILSFILTVIFYLASWTGWFVTDSGYFRHYREANGLDEPPFLGALLNLIHYHHEAYTFHSGLTDRHVYQSWPWQWLLLGRPVAFYWNGNGDCGATSCAAEILLLGTPLLWWSFLPALAALFWFGIARRDWRAFAIGTGVVAGLLPWFYFAVADGRTMFTFYVMPALPFLILAVVYALGAIMTPPAGTAAGAGRTDRQVIGTIVAGVYVLLVALCFAYFHPIFVGQLLPYDDWSARMWLGSRWI